The following proteins are co-located in the Chlorocebus sabaeus isolate Y175 chromosome 21, mChlSab1.0.hap1, whole genome shotgun sequence genome:
- the LOC103227138 gene encoding olfactory receptor-like protein OLF3, which produces MSQLGRHNVTWVSEFILMGLSSDRQTQAGLFVLFGATYLLTLLGNGLILLLIWLDVRLHLPMYFFLCHLSLVDICYTSSGVPQMLVHFLLEKKTISFARCGTQLFFSLALAGTEFLLLAAMAYDRYVAVCDPLCYIAVMRPRLCVALAAVSWLVGLANSAMQTALTMHLPTCGHNVLNHVACETLALVRLACVDVTFNQVVIVASSVVVLLVPGCLVSLSYTHIIVAILRIRSTQGRRKAFRTCASHLTVVSISYGMALFTYMQPRSMASAEQEKVVVLFYAVVTPMLNPLIYSLRNKDVKAALSRVLMMSSELKH; this is translated from the coding sequence ATGTCCCAGTTGGGAAGGCACAACGTAACCTGGGTGAGTGAGTTCATCCTAATGGGTCTCTCCAGTGACAGGCAAACCCAGGCTGGACTCTTTGTCTTATTTGGGGCCACCTACCTGCTGACCCTGCTGGGCAACGGGCTCATCCTGCTCCTGATCTGGCTGGACGTGAGACTCCACCTGcccatgtatttctttctctgccacctcTCACTCGTGGACATCTGCTACACCTCCAGCGGGGTCCCTCAGATGCTGGTGCACTTCCTCCTGGAGAAGAAGACCATCTCCTTTGCCCGATGTGGGACCCAGCTCTTTTTCTCCCTGGCCCTCGCAGGGACTGAGTTTTTACTGCTGGCCGCAATGGCCTATGACCGCTATGTGGCTGTCTGCGACCCCCTGTGTTACATAGCAGTGATGAGGCCAAGGCTCTGCGTGGCACTGGCAGCTGTCTCTTGGTTAGTGGGCCTGGCTAATTCTGCTATGCAGACGGCACTGACCATGCACCTGCCCACCTGTGGGCACAATGTGTTGAACCATGTGGCCTGTGAGACACTGGCACTAGTCAGGTTGGCCTGCGTGGACGTCACCTTCAATCAGGTGGTCATAGTGGCCTCCAGTGTGGTGGTGCTGCTGGTGCCCGGCTGCCTGGTCTCACTGTCCTACACCCACATCATAGTCGCCATCCTGCGGATCCGCTCCACCCAGGGGCGCCGCAAGGCCTTCAGGACCTGTGCCTCCCACCTCACTGTGGTCTCAATATCCTATGGGATGGCCCTCTTCACCTACATGCAGCCTCGTTCCATGGCCTCAGCTGAGCAGGAGAAGGTAGTGGTGCTCTTTTATGCTGTGGTGACCCCCATGTTGAATCCTCTCATATACAGTCTGCGGAACAAGGATGTGAAGGCAGCTCTGAGTCGAGTTCTGATGATGAGCTCTGAATTAAAACATTAG